The DNA sequence CATGCTCGCATTTACCGTATCAACGGAAAGAAGATCTCCTATGCGATGGTACGAGTTTTCGCAGTAGATCTTCATAAACACCGCCATGAGGATTTATTTAATGTTGTCCTTCCTCCGGAATCTATTTCAATAAGAACTGCTGCGCCAAAAATTAAGCAGGCATTGGCTGATGGAACTGCTGAGTATCTTGGTTGGGTTGTTGCTGGGGATGAAATTGAAATCATTCCGTCAGATCCTAAGGCCTTCGCCAAAGGCGCTATAGGTGAATTATTTGAGGATTTCCCTGGGTTGACACGTTTTAAGCTAGTTGGATTCGACTCTCCTTCAAAACTACGTTTGCGACCAGTCAAGCTTTCTAGCGAAGGCCTCAATGACAACTTTACTTCAGGTAGCCACGACATTATTGCTAAAGCTGGGTGGCGTCCAGAAATCAATGTCGTATTTAGCAAAGCTCAAGTACGCGTCATCCGAAGAACTACTTTAGGAAACATTCGGAATACCAGTAGTTCACATCTTCCATCATCATGGCAGGTCTAACTACTGAAAGATGGAGGTCCTTGGACTTTAGTCAGTTCAGGGGCTCTATCTCAGCTGTTCGTGGAGCGTTGTCGGTTAAAAATGATGAATTAGATCTGACTGTCCCAACAGCTGATGTTAGTGTCGTTCTTATTGGCGTTGGCACAAAACTATCTGCCGGAGCTATGCACCGTCTCTTAGAAGATGATGTTGCAGTTATTTTTTGTGATTGGAAGGGCGTTCCCTATGGTGGTTCTTTTGGATGGAGCGATCATAGCCGAGTAGGTGCTCGCCATCGTGCCCAAGCTTCTCTCTCGGAGCCAAAAAGAAAATCGACCTGGGCTCGTATCGTAAAGGCAAAAATTTTAGGTCAAGCGGCCGTGCTTGACTACTGTTCACGTCCCGGGGGCTCCTTACTGCGTAACCTATCAAAAAATGTACGATCTGGTGATACTTCTAATGTTGAAGGTCAAGCGGCAAGATCTTATTGGCAATATTTGTGGGGTGATGAAGGATTTAAACGGCAGCCGGGAATACGGGATCAAGTTCTTCCAAGTAACTCAATGCTTGACTACGGTTATACAATTCTTAGAGGTCACGCGATACGGGCGGTTTTTAGCGCAGGTTTATCGCCAACTATTGGGTTGTTTCATCATGGGCGTTCCAATTATTTTGCACTTGCAGATGACATTATTGAGCCATTTCGCCCTGCGATAGATGCGTGTATCGCATCAGAGTTTTCCGGTGAATCAATTGAAAGTCCTGACATTCGCAGAGCTATCGTTGAGGTTGCACATTCCACTTTCGGACAGACTGGGAATTCCATTCCAACTGAAATGACAGCTCTTGCTCAACGTTTAGGACAATTAATCGAAGGGGATCCACAGAAGCTATTGGTTAATGTGTGGTCGCCTATTATGACCTTAGGCATCACAGATGAGTAGTGATCCCATGTGGTGTCTTGTAATGTTTGACTTACCAACGAAAACAGCTTCACAAAAACGTGAGTATTCGTCATTTCGAAATTATTTGTTAGATATTGGTTTTTCTCGTGTGCAATATAGTGTTTACGTACACTACTCCCCCACAGGGCTTATTGGTACTCGTCTAGTCAAGGGAATCAAAGCTAATCTTCCGCCTGGTGGCGAGGTTAGGATTGTTCACATCAGCGATAGACAATGGTCCAAAGCATTTCGTTTTGCTAATGCAATTGAAGAAAAACCAGAAGAAGCTCCCCAGCAATTAATGATTTTTTAGTGTTTGGGGCACCATTTTTTGTTGAAATAGTGCCCCAAACACTAACTCCTTAAGTCTATCAAGGAGTTATGTAACTGACTCCCAGCCCTCGATTTTAGCTGCTCTGGCATCGTCTAAGTCTATCAAGGAGTTATGTAACTGACTCCCAGCCCTGAACAGCTCCATGCGAATACTCGATTAAGTCTATCAAGGAGTTATGTAACTGACTCCCAGCACGCCACCCTGGCTTACTGAACGTGCCGTAAGTCTATCAAGGAGTTATGTAACTGACTCCCAGCGCTGCGGCGCGAACCAGAAGCAGAAGCTTAAGTCTATCAAGGAGTTATGTAACTGACTCCCAGCCTGGCCTTGCACTTGTTGCATTTCGATCTAAGTCTATCAAGGAGTTATGTAACTGACTCCCAGCCGCGGTATCTGGGAAATCCCGGACGTTGTAAGTCTATCAAGGAGTTATGTAACTGACTCCCAGCCTAACGATAACAGGATCGGCAAAGCCCATAAGTCTATCAAGGAGTTATGTAACTGACTCCCAGCCACTCTTTCAGGCATCGCACAAAAGTTCTAAGTCTATCAAGGAGTTATGTAACTGACTCCCAGCTAGAAGAAGCTATCGAACAGATTGGCGCTAAGTCTATCAAGGAGTTATGTAACTGACTCCCAGCGGCGAAAATAGTTAGGTTTACAGCGTCTTAAGTCTATCAAGGAGTTATGTAACTGACTCCCAGCCTATTCTAGGGGTTCCACGCGTGATACTTAAGTCTATCAAGGAGTTATGTAACTGACTCCCAGCAACCGCAACAAATCAACGAAAAGGCGCGTAAGCCCCTTAAGGAATTACGCAGCCAGATCCCAACACTAGCGAAGATACATTCTTGGAACGCCCCAACCAAATCGCTCCTATTTTCAAGCACAATCATCTTCTTTTCAAGCGCAATTATCTTCGCGCTTGGTGTAAATTTTATTTGGAACTCATATACGTTCCGAGCAATTGTAGCTCGGCTGACGGTATGAGTTTTCTGTTTTCTAAATTAACTCCAAGTGAACGCCCTTAACCCCAAGCAAACACCGCCTTTGGTCTTAGTTTACTTTCTCAATGTTCCCGATTCTAATACGATCATCACGCCTACCCACCCTGCCGACATAGTGGATACCGGTTTCTCAATGCGGCACTCTTCCTTTGTGCATTATTAAATGCGTTATGGATTTATATTCTCTTTCAAAGGCTTCACTACAAGGAGACAAATCGCTTCCCGCTACATTGCGGGAGCAGCTGAGTCGCATCTTGTTGATGTAGAATCGTTGCAAAATTACTCAAGGTTTGAACAATCAATTGGTTTATTTAATGCTTGACCAGTCAGCCAGATAAAGGGGCTAAGAGCCATGTCAAATAGGTCATTTTTATGCGATGCAGAGCAACAGCCTTTGCCAGACGGTGAAAACGGCAAGTGTGGCAGGTGTCGTTTATTGATGACGATGGCATGCTGTTGTTTGACAATGGCGGTGTCACTTTCGATAAGAAAACAGCGTTCTCATTGTTCCGTTCTTTTCCCCATGATTTTACGCAAGAACAGATAGAAATTATTAAAAGGCAGTTGCCGCACTGGTATGACTTCTTTTCTGATCGCTTATAAAACGCCTTAACATCCCCCACAGCAAGCCGAGATATCGATCAATACACGAAGACCATACCGATACCCGAGCTACGATTGCTCGGCTCAGTATGGGCTTCATTTCTAACAGTAGCAGGGAAACTCACCGTCGTCGAAAAATCGTTCTTGATTGACGACGACGGCCTGCCACTTTCGTTCTACTTCCTCTCCGCCCCGTCGTAGACCCGATCAGCTATCGCACACATCTGTTCATATTTGCGTTCAATATCTGCAACCAAAGCGATCTGGTTACGGGCACGGACTAGATTGTGTTCCGGATAGTCAGTAGCAAAGTAAATATCGCCGTCGAGGTAATCGGTTAAGAACCGCATACCACATTCCGCCGTCATCAACTTCGCCGAAAAAGCAAACAAGTCGAGTTCAGCGGGAGTGAGAGTTTCCCGCAAAGCCGGGATGAAACCTTCGCAGTATGCGGTGTAAAGATCGAGGCTGAAACCTACTTTCGAACGATCTTTTTCGTCTTCATCGGCAAGGGCAGCGCCGGTACGTAGCGCATCGCCGAAATCGTAGAGTAAGGAACCGGGCATGACGGTGTCAAGATCGATCACTGCTCGGGCTTCGCCGGTATCTGCATCAAGCAAGATGTTGTTGATCTTGGTGTCATTATGGGTGACGCGAGAGGGAATCTCCCCGCTAGCCATCAGGTCTGTCACACGCGAATACTCAGCGGCCCGCTCCATAAAGAACGCGATCTCGTCTGGCACATCAGCCACTCGCCCAGCCGTATCTTTTTCGATCGACGTCAACAAGTTCTGGTATCGAGTCGGAGTGTGGTGGAAGAACGGAATCGTTTCAGTCAACATAGTAGCATCGAAATCCGCCAAATCGCGCTGGAATTGACCAAACGTAGCAGCAACTGAACGAACCATATCTGGCGAGGTTGCCAAACTGTAGGAGCGCGAATTATCGATATACCGATACATTCGGAAGAACTCATCGCCATGCTTTAAGTAAAGCGCGCCATCGAGCGTCGGAATAATCTCCAACGTCTCTTTGCCTTTTTTCACCAAATGTTCCGTAACAAGTTTGATGTTATTCATCAAACTATCGACGTCGGTAAACACTGTCGTATTAATCTGCTGAACAATATAGTCAGCACTATCGGTTGTTACTCGATAGGTGCGGTTAATATGACCATCACCCCAGCGATCACACGATGTAATATCCCCAGAAATACGGAACTGACGTGCAATATCTATAACGTCATTCATGCCAATTCCTTCCATACGATTGCCGAAGGCGCCAAATCAAAGTTCTCACTCTGACCCCTTGGCAAGCTGACCACGGTTTGTTGTGGCTTCTCGGAATTATTCATTACAGCATAGATGTTCTTATCCGCAAAATAGGCGACTTCACATTCGGGGTTTGATGA is a window from the Arcanobacterium buesumense genome containing:
- a CDS encoding phosphotransferase enzyme family protein translates to MNDVIDIARQFRISGDITSCDRWGDGHINRTYRVTTDSADYIVQQINTTVFTDVDSLMNNIKLVTEHLVKKGKETLEIIPTLDGALYLKHGDEFFRMYRYIDNSRSYSLATSPDMVRSVAATFGQFQRDLADFDATMLTETIPFFHHTPTRYQNLLTSIEKDTAGRVADVPDEIAFFMERAAEYSRVTDLMASGEIPSRVTHNDTKINNILLDADTGEARAVIDLDTVMPGSLLYDFGDALRTGAALADEDEKDRSKVGFSLDLYTAYCEGFIPALRETLTPAELDLFAFSAKLMTAECGMRFLTDYLDGDIYFATDYPEHNLVRARNQIALVADIERKYEQMCAIADRVYDGAERK
- the cas1 gene encoding type II CRISPR-associated endonuclease Cas1 produces the protein MDFSQFRGSISAVRGALSVKNDELDLTVPTADVSVVLIGVGTKLSAGAMHRLLEDDVAVIFCDWKGVPYGGSFGWSDHSRVGARHRAQASLSEPKRKSTWARIVKAKILGQAAVLDYCSRPGGSLLRNLSKNVRSGDTSNVEGQAARSYWQYLWGDEGFKRQPGIRDQVLPSNSMLDYGYTILRGHAIRAVFSAGLSPTIGLFHHGRSNYFALADDIIEPFRPAIDACIASEFSGESIESPDIRRAIVEVAHSTFGQTGNSIPTEMTALAQRLGQLIEGDPQKLLVNVWSPIMTLGITDE
- a CDS encoding DUF7675 family protein translates to MWQVSFIDDDGMLLFDNGGVTFDKKTAFSLFRSFPHDFTQEQIEIIKRQLPHWYDFFSDRL
- the cas2 gene encoding CRISPR-associated endonuclease Cas2, translated to MSSDPMWCLVMFDLPTKTASQKREYSSFRNYLLDIGFSRVQYSVYVHYSPTGLIGTRLVKGIKANLPPGGEVRIVHISDRQWSKAFRFANAIEEKPEEAPQQLMIF